A single window of Mycolicibacterium aurum DNA harbors:
- a CDS encoding ESX secretion-associated protein EspG, producing MGANAVELTADAAWFLADVLGAGSFPWVLAITPPYSDLAHRETFEEDQTEQLTRMGVMSTAREVDISVARWIRLVCRPTQWLELRFVGDRGAMLRGIVARSAAGTVVALRTGGLITLTEMDIDHPHALVPVLTIGLSGQTPARFESFALPARVGASADDQIRKGASAHDLLDFLGVPSSARPVVVAAFEESRSYVEIVAGAHRDGHRVSTDIGVSIVDTTLGRVLVSPAKAYDGEWISTFAPGIPMAIAAAVERLTAELPDGRWFPDQAVTRDFDEPTSTRTGQREEKCQSRL from the coding sequence GTGGGCGCTAACGCCGTCGAGCTGACCGCCGACGCGGCCTGGTTCCTGGCCGATGTCCTTGGTGCCGGGTCGTTCCCCTGGGTACTGGCGATCACGCCGCCCTACAGCGATCTCGCGCATCGCGAGACATTCGAGGAGGACCAGACCGAGCAGCTGACCCGAATGGGGGTCATGAGTACCGCCCGCGAGGTGGACATCTCGGTGGCGCGGTGGATCCGGTTGGTCTGCAGGCCCACTCAGTGGCTTGAGCTCCGGTTCGTCGGTGACCGCGGGGCGATGCTGCGCGGCATCGTCGCCCGCAGTGCCGCGGGAACCGTCGTGGCGCTGCGCACCGGCGGACTGATCACCCTGACCGAGATGGACATCGACCACCCGCATGCGCTGGTGCCGGTGCTCACCATCGGGCTGTCCGGGCAGACACCCGCCCGCTTCGAGAGCTTTGCGTTGCCTGCCCGCGTCGGCGCATCCGCCGACGATCAGATCCGCAAGGGTGCCTCGGCCCATGACCTGCTCGACTTCCTGGGTGTCCCCTCATCCGCGCGCCCCGTGGTGGTGGCCGCGTTCGAGGAGTCCCGCAGCTACGTCGAGATCGTCGCCGGAGCGCACCGTGACGGCCACCGGGTCAGCACCGACATCGGGGTCAGCATCGTCGACACCACCCTGGGCCGGGTCCTGGTCAGCCCGGCCAAAGCCTATGACGGCGAATGGATATCGACGTTCGCCCCGGGCATCCCGATGGCGATCGCGGCGGCGGTCGAGCGTCTGACCGCCGAACTGCCCGACGGCCGCTGGTTCCCCGACCAGGCGGTCACCCGAGACTTCGACGAACCCACGTCAACACGAACAGGCCAGAGAGAAGAGAAATGCCAGAGTCGGCTTTGA
- the eccD gene encoding type VII secretion integral membrane protein EccD — MPESALSTSSVLGAGGTVMPIVRVAVLTATVDDDGAADGAGRLTEIALPAELPLREVIPAVQRIVAPSDETVGAAELLSLAPIGGAPFSLDATLNTVGVVDGDLLALQPVPSGPPAPRIVEDIADAAMIFSAARERPWGIAHIRNGATIAAVGLILVATALAVAHRAVTGSLIGLFAVSGVAIAAVLGALVARTGSPRLATALAAAALPSVAAAFALAVPGAFGPASVLLGAAGVAAWSIISITVGERAVALFTAAAASALGVLSAAGAASLWTLDTVSVGCGLILVALVVTVQAAQLSALCARLPVPVIPAPGDPAPSAPPLRVLADLPRRIRVTDAHQTGFIAAGVLLAVAGSVILLWPAVTGDGAASPWAWYLVVATALAAALRARVWDSVSCKAWLLGHAYLVSSVLLAMFAAHGNYAAAWWALGVLVVLVAVWVVAALNPQITRPDSYSLPMRRVLGFVAAALDASVIPVMAYLVGLFAWVLNGF, encoded by the coding sequence ATGCCAGAGTCGGCTTTGAGCACCAGTTCCGTTCTCGGTGCGGGTGGCACGGTGATGCCCATCGTGCGGGTCGCCGTCCTCACCGCGACGGTGGACGACGACGGCGCCGCGGACGGCGCGGGACGTCTCACCGAGATCGCGCTGCCCGCCGAGCTTCCCCTGCGTGAGGTCATCCCTGCTGTACAGCGCATCGTGGCGCCCTCCGACGAAACCGTCGGGGCGGCGGAGCTGCTGAGCCTCGCGCCCATCGGTGGCGCGCCGTTCAGCCTGGACGCGACGCTGAACACGGTGGGCGTGGTCGACGGCGACCTGCTGGCGCTGCAGCCCGTCCCGTCGGGCCCGCCTGCCCCACGCATCGTCGAGGACATCGCCGACGCCGCGATGATCTTCTCGGCGGCACGCGAACGACCCTGGGGTATCGCCCACATTCGCAACGGCGCCACCATTGCTGCCGTCGGGCTGATCCTCGTCGCGACCGCGCTGGCCGTGGCTCACCGTGCCGTCACCGGCTCGCTGATCGGCTTGTTCGCCGTCAGCGGCGTGGCGATCGCCGCCGTCCTGGGTGCTCTGGTGGCACGGACGGGGTCACCGCGACTGGCGACCGCGCTTGCCGCCGCCGCGCTGCCGTCCGTCGCCGCCGCGTTCGCGCTGGCGGTGCCCGGCGCCTTCGGCCCCGCGAGTGTCCTGCTGGGAGCGGCGGGCGTGGCCGCCTGGTCGATCATCAGCATCACCGTCGGCGAACGCGCGGTCGCGCTCTTCACCGCCGCCGCCGCGTCGGCGCTGGGTGTGCTGTCGGCCGCTGGGGCCGCGTCGCTGTGGACGTTGGACACCGTGAGCGTGGGCTGTGGCCTGATCCTGGTGGCTCTGGTAGTCACCGTGCAGGCCGCGCAGTTGTCGGCTCTGTGCGCGCGCCTACCGGTACCCGTCATCCCCGCGCCCGGCGATCCTGCGCCGTCGGCCCCTCCGTTGCGGGTACTCGCGGATCTGCCGCGCCGCATCCGCGTCACCGACGCGCACCAGACCGGGTTCATCGCCGCGGGCGTTCTGCTGGCGGTGGCGGGGTCGGTGATCCTGTTGTGGCCCGCCGTCACCGGTGACGGCGCAGCGTCGCCGTGGGCCTGGTATCTGGTGGTGGCCACCGCGCTCGCCGCCGCACTGCGGGCACGAGTGTGGGATTCGGTCTCCTGCAAAGCCTGGCTGCTGGGACACGCCTACCTCGTGTCCTCGGTGCTTCTCGCGATGTTCGCGGCACACGGGAACTACGCCGCCGCCTGGTGGGCGCTGGGCGTACTGGTGGTGCTGGTGGCCGTGTGGGTTGTGGCGGCACTGAACCCGCAGATCACGCGGCCCGACAGCTATTCGCTGCCGATGCGCCGGGTGCTGGGCTTCGTGGCTGCGGCTCTCGACGCGTCGGTGATCCCGGTGATGGCCTACCTGGTGGGACTGTTCGCGTGGGTACTGAACGGCTTCTGA
- the mycP gene encoding type VII secretion-associated serine protease mycosin encodes MGCESVIRRVGTVLAVVAAVVAVSGPSAAAVTPPEPDPAVAPPTGSAGPVASMTQRNPCTTGGAIPGTDTTVPSPNQLSLNLSEAWRHSRGDGQLVAVIDTGVAPGPRLPNVEAGGDFIESGNGLTDCDGHGTLVAGLIAGQPGPDGFSGVAPAARILSIRQSSSRYAPSDPGEDPVLARASLDAQTLARAIVRAADLDARVITISTVSCIPVGKNFDQSELGAALRYAAVDKDAVIIAAAGDSGDAGAGAACESNPLSDPALPSDPRNWSGVATLSVPGWWQQYVLSVGSLGPGGQPSPFTMAGPWLGIGAPGENITSVSNDAAGGLANGLPGADQQLVPISGTGYASAYVSGVAALVRSRFPELTAPQVVDRLTGTAHAAARSPSNLVGAGSVDPVAALTWNVPAGPDADSAAATQVAAPALPAPQDPLPRVVAFAGTAVLALVALAALLWNRNRKDTRS; translated from the coding sequence ATGGGATGTGAGTCGGTGATCCGTCGCGTGGGTACCGTGCTGGCGGTCGTCGCGGCGGTCGTCGCGGTCAGCGGACCGTCCGCCGCGGCGGTCACGCCCCCCGAGCCCGATCCGGCGGTCGCCCCGCCGACGGGCAGTGCCGGGCCCGTCGCGTCGATGACGCAGCGCAACCCCTGCACAACCGGGGGCGCCATCCCCGGCACCGATACGACGGTGCCGAGCCCGAACCAGTTGTCGCTCAACTTGTCCGAGGCCTGGCGGCACAGTCGTGGGGACGGCCAGTTGGTCGCGGTCATCGATACCGGGGTCGCGCCGGGTCCACGGCTGCCCAACGTCGAGGCCGGCGGCGACTTCATCGAGTCGGGCAACGGCCTGACAGACTGCGACGGCCACGGCACCCTGGTGGCAGGGCTCATCGCCGGACAGCCGGGTCCGGACGGGTTCTCGGGAGTCGCGCCGGCCGCGCGGATCCTGTCCATCCGGCAGTCGTCGTCCCGGTACGCCCCGAGCGATCCGGGAGAGGACCCGGTGCTCGCGCGCGCCAGCCTGGACGCGCAGACGCTGGCTCGTGCGATCGTGCGCGCCGCCGACCTGGACGCGCGCGTCATCACCATCTCCACGGTCAGCTGCATTCCCGTCGGCAAGAACTTCGACCAGAGCGAACTCGGCGCCGCCCTCCGGTACGCCGCTGTGGACAAGGACGCCGTGATCATCGCTGCGGCAGGAGATTCCGGTGACGCCGGCGCGGGTGCCGCGTGCGAGTCCAACCCCCTGTCCGATCCCGCGCTGCCTTCGGACCCCCGCAACTGGTCTGGTGTGGCCACCCTGTCCGTTCCCGGCTGGTGGCAGCAGTACGTGCTGTCGGTGGGTTCGCTGGGGCCCGGTGGGCAGCCCTCCCCGTTCACCATGGCCGGACCGTGGCTCGGGATCGGCGCACCGGGAGAGAACATCACGTCGGTGAGCAACGACGCGGCAGGCGGCCTGGCCAACGGGCTGCCCGGCGCCGACCAGCAGCTGGTCCCCATCAGCGGCACCGGTTACGCGTCGGCCTATGTGTCAGGCGTTGCGGCGTTGGTGCGCAGCAGGTTTCCCGAACTCACCGCCCCGCAGGTGGTGGACCGTCTCACCGGGACCGCGCACGCCGCCGCCCGCTCACCGTCAAACCTGGTCGGTGCCGGCAGCGTCGATCCCGTGGCGGCGCTGACGTGGAACGTACCTGCCGGCCCCGACGCCGATTCCGCGGCTGCCACGCAGGTCGCTGCTCCGGCATTGCCTGCGCCGCAGGATCCGCTGCCACGCGTCGTCGCGTTCGCGGGCACCGCGGTTCTGGCACTCGTCGCGCTGGCTGCGCTCCTGTGGAACAGAAATCGAAAGGACACCCGGTCATGA
- the eccE gene encoding type VII secretion protein EccE has protein sequence MNVRLTLAALVVIPAAMAFPWQSTSQRWLLGVAVAIVVVLFAWWRGMFVTTIVARRLAMLTRRRVPRGTSSSAEYATVTLRVTPRETSELPVALVAGYLDRYGISFDKVRITGRDRGAVRTTWIALTLGAADNVAALTARSPQIPLHATAQLAARRLADHLREIGWEVSLDDAPDVPVEDGGRETWRGVTDGRSHLAAYRIAVDEQLAETLSSVWSSGADETWTALEFSGSRTRPEVAAVCALRTGERPGSRAPVAGLTPQHGVHGSSLTALAPGSDLRLSAHPVPVPSGLPAGLSWPAGAALSRT, from the coding sequence ATGAACGTCCGGCTCACCCTCGCCGCGCTGGTCGTCATCCCGGCGGCGATGGCCTTCCCGTGGCAGTCCACATCACAGCGCTGGCTGCTCGGTGTCGCCGTCGCGATCGTCGTCGTGCTGTTCGCCTGGTGGCGTGGCATGTTCGTGACCACCATTGTCGCGCGCCGTCTCGCGATGCTGACCCGTCGTCGCGTTCCCCGCGGCACCAGCAGCTCGGCCGAGTACGCCACCGTGACGCTCCGCGTAACCCCCCGTGAGACGTCGGAGTTGCCGGTGGCGTTGGTGGCCGGCTACCTGGATCGGTACGGCATCAGCTTCGACAAGGTCCGGATCACCGGCCGCGACCGCGGCGCCGTGCGGACCACCTGGATCGCGCTGACCCTCGGCGCGGCGGACAACGTGGCGGCTCTGACCGCGCGGTCCCCGCAGATCCCGCTGCACGCCACCGCCCAGCTGGCTGCCCGACGGTTGGCCGATCACCTCCGGGAGATCGGGTGGGAGGTGTCCCTCGACGACGCACCGGACGTACCGGTGGAAGACGGGGGCAGGGAGACCTGGCGTGGTGTCACCGACGGTCGCAGCCATCTGGCCGCGTACCGGATCGCGGTCGACGAGCAGCTGGCCGAGACCCTGTCGTCGGTGTGGTCGTCGGGCGCCGACGAGACCTGGACGGCCCTCGAGTTCTCCGGCAGCAGAACCCGTCCCGAGGTGGCGGCAGTGTGCGCACTGCGCACGGGTGAACGGCCGGGCAGTCGTGCACCGGTCGCCGGTCTGACACCCCAGCACGGCGTGCACGGTTCCTCGCTCACCGCGCTCGCACCGGGATCGGATCTGCGACTGTCCGCGCATCCGGTGCCGGTTCCGTCGGGGCTGCCTGCCGGGTTGAGCTGGCCGGCCGGCGCCGCGCTCAGTCGAACATGA
- a CDS encoding alpha/beta hydrolase family protein — MPDVEPDSVPDEAPPIPVPDVPGADATARGLPRRIDLTTRQRLIVDSSAVADLALRTSIASLLSATMLPSVATALRRSETRAEQDHLRFYAELAAAKDPNLSFPAPASPPRVSTRPANPIAEWLAHGNVRNIRFESSFQAVNPALRDQCARYVRNNVVHAQHWRHDDGPRPTLCLIHGFMGSAYLFNGLFFSLPWFYRCGYDVMLYTLPFHGRRAEKYSPFSGHGYFAHGMAGFAEAMAQAVHDFRSIIDYLEFTGVDRIALTGMSLGGYTSALIASVDDRIQAVIPNVPVVTPDRTVDEWFPANKVVALRDWLAGSDTELADAATMYSSPLNYRPLPAKERRLIIAGLGDRLAPPEQAELLWKHWDHCAFHWFPGNHVLHVSQPDYLRRMTRFLGEFMFD; from the coding sequence ATGCCAGACGTGGAACCCGACAGTGTGCCCGATGAGGCGCCGCCCATCCCGGTTCCGGACGTCCCCGGCGCAGACGCCACCGCGCGCGGGTTGCCGCGCCGGATCGACCTGACCACGCGGCAGCGGCTGATCGTGGATTCGTCGGCCGTCGCGGACCTGGCGCTGCGCACGTCCATCGCGTCGCTGTTGAGCGCCACGATGCTCCCATCCGTGGCCACCGCACTGCGCCGTTCCGAGACCCGCGCCGAACAGGACCATCTGAGGTTCTATGCCGAGCTGGCGGCGGCCAAGGACCCGAACCTGTCGTTTCCCGCCCCGGCGTCACCGCCGCGGGTGTCGACGCGGCCCGCGAACCCGATCGCCGAGTGGTTGGCGCACGGCAACGTCCGCAACATCCGGTTCGAGAGCAGCTTCCAGGCCGTCAACCCTGCCCTGCGGGACCAGTGCGCGCGCTACGTGCGCAACAACGTGGTGCACGCCCAGCACTGGCGCCACGACGACGGCCCGCGGCCGACGCTGTGCCTGATCCACGGGTTCATGGGGTCGGCGTATCTGTTCAACGGACTGTTCTTCTCGCTGCCGTGGTTCTACCGCTGCGGTTACGACGTCATGTTGTACACCCTGCCGTTCCACGGCCGCCGCGCCGAGAAGTACTCGCCGTTCAGCGGGCACGGGTACTTCGCGCACGGGATGGCCGGTTTCGCCGAGGCGATGGCACAGGCGGTGCACGACTTCCGCTCGATCATCGACTATCTCGAGTTCACCGGCGTCGATCGGATTGCGCTGACCGGAATGTCACTCGGCGGCTACACCTCGGCGCTGATCGCCAGTGTCGACGACCGGATCCAGGCGGTCATCCCCAATGTCCCAGTGGTCACCCCCGACCGCACGGTCGATGAGTGGTTTCCCGCGAACAAGGTTGTCGCGCTGCGTGATTGGCTGGCCGGTTCGGACACCGAACTGGCCGACGCCGCAACCATGTACTCGTCGCCGCTGAACTACCGTCCACTGCCCGCCAAGGAGCGGCGGCTGATCATCGCCGGGCTCGGCGACCGCCTGGCACCTCCCGAGCAGGCCGAGCTGTTGTGGAAACACTGGGATCACTGCGCGTTCCACTGGTTCCCGGGCAACCATGTGCTGCACGTCAGCCAGCCGGACTACCTGCGGCGGATGACGCGCTTCCTCGGGGAGTTCATGTTCGACTGA
- a CDS encoding trans-aconitate 2-methyltransferase translates to MWNPDVYLTFADHRGRPYYDLLARVGARTPRRIVDLGCGPGNLTETLSVRWPDAAIEAWDSSPEMVESARARGVDARVGDVRDWTPAPDTDVVVSNATLHWVPEHAELLVRWAAQLAEGSWLAFQVPGNFDAPSHQAVRDLVRRPEWSELLRDFPFEKSEVVRTADGYAGLLTDAGCAVDAWETTYVHELTGANPVLEWIHGTALRPVRAALSDEQWAQFRDELIPVLDVAYPVRSDGITFFPFRRIFVVAQVKD, encoded by the coding sequence ATGTGGAACCCGGACGTCTACCTGACCTTCGCCGACCACCGTGGCAGGCCCTACTACGATCTGCTGGCACGGGTCGGGGCCCGCACTCCACGCCGCATCGTCGATCTGGGCTGCGGGCCGGGCAATCTCACCGAGACGCTGTCGGTGCGCTGGCCCGACGCCGCGATCGAGGCCTGGGACTCGTCCCCGGAGATGGTGGAGTCCGCGCGGGCACGGGGCGTCGACGCGAGAGTGGGCGACGTCCGCGACTGGACTCCGGCGCCCGACACCGACGTCGTGGTCAGCAATGCGACGTTGCACTGGGTGCCCGAGCATGCCGAGCTGCTGGTCCGCTGGGCCGCGCAACTCGCCGAGGGGTCGTGGCTCGCCTTCCAGGTCCCGGGGAACTTCGATGCGCCGTCCCATCAGGCTGTGCGCGACCTGGTGCGCCGGCCGGAGTGGTCAGAACTGTTGCGCGACTTTCCTTTCGAGAAGTCGGAAGTTGTGAGGACGGCCGACGGCTACGCCGGGCTTCTGACCGACGCCGGCTGCGCGGTCGACGCCTGGGAGACCACCTATGTGCACGAGCTGACCGGGGCGAACCCGGTGCTGGAATGGATCCACGGCACGGCGCTGCGGCCGGTGCGCGCCGCCCTGTCGGACGAGCAGTGGGCGCAGTTTCGCGATGAGCTGATCCCCGTGCTCGACGTCGCCTATCCCGTCCGCTCCGACGGCATCACGTTCTTCCCGTTTCGGCGGATATTCGTTGTCGCCCAGGTGAAGGACTAG
- the cysC gene encoding adenylyl-sulfate kinase: MSATTRQLLRITTAGSVDDGKSTLIGRLLHDTDSLPLDHLEAVTDEEGVADLAALSDGLRAEREQGITIDVAYRFFSTENRSYILTDTPGHERYTRNMFTGASNAHVAVLLVDARAGVLRQTNRHARIAKLLGIKHFVAAVNKIDLVDFDEGRFREVEVELQRVAARLGDAEITVIPVAAKLGDNVVHRSDNTPWYQGPALLEYLESVELTAPHAESRSLRLPVQWVSRPSPHQRRRYTGRLAAGTLSVGDSVISLPAGTRSTVTAVDTLDDERPTAVAPLSVSIELADDIDVGRGDVFVSGADDATLPVLARELDATVCWFRDAPLRAGDRLALKQGTRTVRATVQTLHSRLDPETLDELDNPVELVLNDIGVVTLRTSSIVVADPYTENRDSGAFILIDETSNDTVGAGTIVEPREVKPGEQTRNDIRWHPSSLERDYRRAATGQRGATIWFTGLPASGKSTVAVAVERALVDSGQVAYLLDGDNIRHGLSDDLGFSAGDRAENIRRVGHLTRLFADAGVVALASLVSPLKSDREIARALNDAAKLPFIEVYVATPREECEKRDPKGLYARARAGELKGLTGVDAPYEPPDNADLVLDTTGADIDQLVAQVIELLDQRR; encoded by the coding sequence ATGAGCGCCACCACACGACAGCTGCTGCGGATCACCACCGCGGGATCGGTCGACGACGGCAAGAGCACGCTGATCGGACGGCTGCTGCACGATACCGACAGCCTGCCGCTGGATCATCTGGAGGCGGTGACCGACGAGGAGGGGGTGGCCGACCTCGCCGCGCTGTCCGACGGTCTGCGCGCCGAACGCGAACAGGGCATCACCATCGATGTCGCCTACCGGTTCTTCTCGACCGAGAACCGCAGTTACATCCTGACCGACACCCCCGGACACGAGCGCTACACCAGGAACATGTTCACCGGAGCCTCCAACGCGCATGTCGCCGTGCTCCTGGTGGATGCCCGCGCCGGCGTGCTGCGCCAGACCAACCGCCATGCTCGAATCGCGAAGCTGTTGGGTATCAAGCACTTTGTCGCAGCGGTCAACAAGATCGACCTGGTCGATTTCGACGAGGGTCGATTCCGCGAGGTGGAGGTGGAGCTGCAGCGGGTGGCTGCGCGGCTCGGCGACGCCGAGATCACCGTCATCCCCGTCGCGGCGAAGCTCGGCGACAACGTCGTGCACCGGTCGGACAACACGCCGTGGTACCAGGGACCAGCCCTGCTGGAGTACCTCGAGTCGGTGGAACTGACCGCACCGCATGCGGAGTCGCGCAGCCTGCGCCTTCCGGTGCAGTGGGTGTCCCGACCGAGCCCACACCAGCGCCGCCGCTACACGGGCCGATTGGCCGCCGGCACGCTGAGCGTCGGGGATTCCGTCATCAGCCTTCCTGCCGGCACCCGATCGACCGTCACGGCAGTCGACACCCTCGACGACGAGCGCCCGACAGCCGTTGCACCCCTGTCGGTCTCGATCGAGCTCGCCGATGACATCGACGTCGGTCGGGGTGATGTGTTCGTCAGCGGGGCCGACGATGCGACGCTGCCGGTGCTGGCCCGCGAGCTCGACGCCACCGTGTGCTGGTTCCGCGACGCTCCGCTGCGCGCGGGCGATCGACTGGCTCTCAAGCAGGGCACCCGCACGGTCCGTGCCACCGTGCAGACGCTGCACTCCAGGCTCGACCCCGAGACGCTCGACGAGCTCGACAACCCGGTGGAATTGGTCCTCAACGACATCGGGGTGGTGACGCTGCGCACCAGCTCGATCGTGGTCGCCGACCCGTATACCGAGAATCGCGACAGCGGCGCGTTCATCCTCATCGACGAGACGTCCAACGACACCGTGGGTGCGGGGACCATCGTCGAGCCCCGTGAGGTGAAACCCGGTGAGCAGACACGCAATGACATCCGTTGGCATCCCTCGTCTCTGGAACGGGACTACCGAAGGGCGGCCACCGGGCAGCGCGGCGCGACCATCTGGTTCACGGGTCTACCGGCGTCGGGTAAGTCGACCGTCGCCGTGGCGGTGGAGCGGGCGTTGGTCGATTCGGGTCAGGTCGCCTACCTGCTCGACGGCGACAACATCCGCCACGGCCTGTCCGACGACCTCGGCTTCTCCGCGGGTGACCGCGCCGAGAACATCCGCAGGGTCGGGCATCTCACTCGGTTGTTCGCCGACGCGGGTGTGGTCGCGCTCGCGTCCCTGGTGTCGCCGCTGAAGTCCGACCGTGAGATCGCGCGGGCCCTCAACGACGCGGCGAAGCTCCCGTTCATCGAGGTCTATGTCGCGACGCCGCGGGAGGAGTGCGAGAAACGTGACCCGAAGGGGCTGTACGCCCGGGCGCGGGCGGGCGAACTGAAGGGGCTCACCGGCGTCGACGCGCCCTACGAGCCTCCCGACAACGCCGACCTGGTGCTCGACACCACCGGCGCAGACATCGATCAGCTGGTGGCGCAGGTCATCGAGCTGCTCGACCAGCGCCGCTAG
- the cysD gene encoding sulfate adenylyltransferase subunit CysD has product MTTDTDDAVRVDELRLLEAEAVHIIREVVAELERPVLLFSAGKDSIVLLRLAEKAFRPGPLPFPVMHVDTGHNFDEVIEFRDRRVTWEGHKLIVASVQETIDSGRVADPGPLGSRNRQQTRTLLDALEAGRFDAAFGGARRDEERARAKERILSFRDEFGQWDPRAQRPEPWSLYNGRIRRGEQVRVFPLSNWTELDIWRYIELEKLELPSIYFAHEREVFERDGILLAVSEYARPNDGETSSVEWVRYRTVGDLTITGAVRSRATTIDKVISEISAATVSERGETRADDRTSAAAMEDRKREGYF; this is encoded by the coding sequence ATGACGACAGACACCGACGACGCCGTCCGCGTGGACGAGCTCCGGCTGCTCGAAGCCGAGGCCGTGCACATCATCCGCGAGGTGGTGGCCGAGCTGGAGCGGCCCGTGCTGCTGTTCTCGGCAGGAAAGGACTCGATCGTCCTTCTCCGTCTGGCGGAGAAGGCTTTTCGGCCCGGACCGCTGCCGTTCCCCGTCATGCACGTCGACACCGGGCACAACTTCGACGAGGTGATCGAATTTCGCGACCGGCGGGTGACGTGGGAAGGGCACAAGCTGATCGTCGCGTCGGTGCAGGAGACCATCGACTCCGGCCGGGTGGCCGACCCCGGACCACTGGGCTCACGCAACCGGCAGCAGACCCGCACGCTGCTCGACGCGTTGGAGGCCGGCCGCTTCGACGCGGCGTTCGGCGGAGCGCGTCGCGACGAAGAGCGGGCCCGCGCCAAGGAACGCATCCTCAGCTTCCGCGACGAGTTCGGTCAATGGGACCCGCGCGCTCAGCGTCCCGAGCCGTGGTCGCTCTACAACGGCCGGATCCGCCGCGGGGAACAGGTTCGGGTGTTCCCGCTGAGCAACTGGACCGAGCTCGACATCTGGCGCTACATCGAGTTGGAGAAGCTCGAGTTGCCGTCCATCTACTTCGCCCACGAGCGTGAGGTGTTCGAGCGGGACGGGATCCTGCTCGCCGTCTCCGAGTACGCCCGGCCGAACGACGGCGAGACCTCGTCGGTCGAATGGGTCCGCTACCGCACGGTGGGTGACCTGACCATCACCGGCGCGGTGCGCTCCCGGGCGACGACCATCGACAAGGTGATCTCCGAGATCTCCGCTGCCACGGTCTCCGAGCGCGGCGAGACCCGGGCCGACGACAGGACGTCGGCGGCGGCGATGGAAGACCGCAAGCGCGAGGGGTATTTCTGA
- the stf0 gene encoding trehalose 2-sulfotransferase, protein MSASPTAYLVLASQRSGSTLLVESLRATGVAGEPGEFFQYLPTTSQSPQPRQWFEGVEDESILRLLDPLDEGKPDLAPPEIWRDYIRTVGRTPNGIWGGKLMWNQTPLLLQRAAGLPDRSGTGLLSAIRDVVGSDPVLIHVYRPDVVSQAVSFWRAVQTRVWRGRPDPVRDARAEYHAGAIAHVVTMLRAQDAGWRNWFAEENVQPIDVPYPVLWRNLTQVVAEVLERIGQDPRLAPAPALERQADQRSDEWVDRYRADAEREGLPT, encoded by the coding sequence ATGTCAGCCAGCCCGACGGCGTACCTGGTGCTCGCCTCTCAGCGCAGCGGCAGCACGTTGCTGGTGGAATCGCTGCGGGCGACCGGGGTGGCCGGCGAGCCCGGCGAGTTCTTCCAGTATCTGCCGACCACCAGTCAGTCGCCGCAGCCGCGCCAATGGTTCGAGGGCGTCGAGGACGAATCGATCCTGCGGCTGCTGGACCCGCTCGACGAGGGCAAGCCCGATCTGGCCCCACCGGAGATCTGGCGGGACTACATCCGCACCGTCGGGCGGACCCCGAACGGCATCTGGGGCGGCAAGCTGATGTGGAACCAGACGCCGCTACTGTTGCAGCGCGCCGCAGGCTTGCCCGACCGTTCCGGGACCGGGCTGCTCTCCGCCATCCGCGACGTCGTCGGCAGCGACCCCGTTCTCATCCATGTCTATCGACCGGACGTTGTCTCGCAGGCGGTTTCGTTCTGGCGGGCGGTCCAGACCCGGGTCTGGCGCGGCAGGCCCGACCCGGTGCGCGATGCACGTGCCGAGTATCACGCCGGGGCGATTGCACACGTGGTGACGATGCTGCGGGCCCAGGATGCCGGCTGGCGCAACTGGTTCGCCGAGGAGAACGTCCAGCCCATCGATGTGCCCTACCCGGTGCTGTGGCGCAATCTCACCCAGGTGGTCGCCGAGGTGTTGGAGAGGATCGGGCAGGATCCGCGCCTGGCGCCCGCACCGGCGCTGGAGCGCCAGGCCGATCAGCGGTCCGACGAATGGGTGGACCGCTATCGCGCCGACGCAGAGAGGGAGGGTCTTCCCACATGA